A window from Actinomycetospora corticicola encodes these proteins:
- a CDS encoding aconitate hydratase AcnA: MSEEASGSVDSFGAKGTLEVDGNSYEIFRLSAVEGHERLPFSLKVLLENLLRTEDGLVTTQDTINALAQWDPQAEPDTEIQYVPGRVVMQDFTGVPCIVDLATMREAVTELGGDASSVNPLAPAELVIDHSVVADLFGTPDAFEKNVELEYQRNEERYKFLRWGQTAFNEFKVVPPGTGIVHQVNIEHLARVVMIRNGQAYPDTLVGTDSHTTMVNGLGVLGWGVGGIEAEAAMLGQPVSMLIPKVVGFQLSGELPAGATATDLVLTITEMLREHGVVGKFVEFYGEGVGAVPLANRATIGNMSPEFGSTCAIFPIDDETLTYLRFTGRDEEQVSLVEAYAKEQGLWHDPQHEADYSETLSLDLSTVVPSIAGPKRPQDRIQLDAAKESFRASLPDYVDDDGSAKSQSEESDSESFPASDPPAEHPNGQADKPSVHKQPSDPGGRASNPVPVTLSDGTQLELDHGAVTIAAITSCTNTSNPSVMIGAALLARNAVDKGLERRPWVKTSLAPGSKVVMDYYERSGLLPYLEKLGFNLVGYGCTTCIGNSGPLPEEISKAINDEDLAVTAVLSGNRNFEGRINPDVKMNYLASPPLVVAYALAGTMDLDLSTEPLGYDPQGDPVTLADIWPSPREVQEVIESSLSAEQFTSRYAEVFAGDERWTSLPTPEGETFTWDQESTYVRKPPYFEGMDREPSEVTDIEGARVLLKLGDSVTTDHISPAGAIKEESPAGRYLKENGVERKDFNSYGSRRGNHEVMIRGTFANIRLRNELKDADGKDLPQGGWTVDYTDGGKQAAVYDAAQNYAAEGTPLVILSGKEYGSGSSRDWAAKGTTLLGVKAVIAESYERIHRSNLVGMGVLPLQYPEGQDADSLGLTGTETFSISGVTALNDGGVPDTVHVTAQPESGDAIEFDARLRIDTPGEAAYYRNGGILPYVLRKMLG, from the coding sequence GTGAGCGAAGAGGCCAGCGGAAGCGTCGACAGTTTCGGCGCCAAGGGGACCCTCGAGGTCGACGGCAACTCGTACGAGATCTTCCGCCTGAGCGCGGTCGAGGGCCACGAGCGGCTGCCGTTCAGCCTCAAGGTCCTGCTCGAGAACCTGCTGCGCACCGAGGACGGCCTGGTCACCACCCAGGACACCATCAACGCGCTCGCGCAGTGGGACCCGCAGGCCGAGCCGGACACCGAGATCCAGTACGTGCCGGGCCGCGTCGTGATGCAGGACTTCACCGGCGTCCCCTGCATCGTCGACCTCGCCACCATGCGCGAGGCGGTCACCGAGCTGGGCGGCGACGCGTCGAGCGTGAACCCGCTCGCCCCGGCCGAGCTGGTCATCGACCACTCGGTCGTCGCGGACCTCTTCGGCACCCCGGACGCGTTCGAGAAGAACGTGGAGCTGGAGTACCAGCGCAACGAGGAGCGCTACAAGTTCCTGCGCTGGGGCCAGACCGCGTTCAACGAGTTCAAGGTCGTCCCGCCCGGCACCGGCATCGTCCACCAGGTCAACATCGAGCACCTGGCGCGCGTGGTCATGATCCGCAACGGCCAGGCCTACCCCGACACGCTGGTCGGCACCGACTCGCACACCACGATGGTCAACGGCCTCGGTGTGCTCGGCTGGGGCGTCGGCGGTATCGAGGCCGAGGCGGCCATGCTCGGCCAGCCGGTCTCGATGCTGATCCCCAAGGTCGTGGGCTTCCAGCTCTCCGGTGAGCTGCCGGCGGGCGCCACCGCCACCGACCTGGTGCTGACGATCACCGAGATGCTGCGCGAGCACGGCGTCGTCGGGAAGTTCGTCGAGTTCTACGGCGAGGGCGTCGGCGCGGTGCCGCTGGCCAACCGCGCCACCATCGGCAACATGAGCCCGGAGTTCGGCTCCACCTGCGCGATCTTCCCGATCGACGACGAGACGCTGACCTACCTGCGCTTCACCGGGCGCGACGAGGAGCAGGTCTCCCTCGTCGAGGCCTACGCCAAGGAGCAGGGCCTCTGGCACGACCCGCAGCACGAGGCCGACTACTCCGAGACGCTGTCGCTGGACCTCTCGACGGTCGTCCCGTCGATCGCCGGCCCGAAGCGCCCGCAGGACCGCATCCAGCTCGACGCCGCCAAGGAGTCCTTCCGCGCGTCGCTGCCGGACTACGTCGACGACGACGGGTCGGCGAAGTCGCAGTCCGAGGAGTCCGACAGCGAGTCGTTCCCGGCCTCCGACCCGCCCGCCGAGCACCCCAACGGGCAGGCCGACAAGCCCTCGGTGCACAAGCAGCCGAGCGACCCGGGCGGCCGCGCGTCGAACCCGGTGCCGGTCACGCTCTCCGACGGCACGCAGCTCGAGCTCGACCACGGCGCCGTCACCATCGCCGCGATCACCTCGTGCACCAACACGTCGAACCCGTCGGTGATGATCGGCGCGGCCCTGCTGGCCCGGAACGCCGTCGACAAGGGCCTCGAGCGTCGGCCGTGGGTGAAGACCTCCCTCGCGCCCGGGTCCAAGGTCGTCATGGACTACTACGAGCGCTCGGGCCTGCTGCCCTACCTGGAGAAGCTCGGCTTCAACCTCGTCGGGTACGGCTGCACCACCTGCATCGGCAACTCGGGCCCGCTGCCCGAGGAGATCTCGAAGGCCATCAACGACGAGGACCTCGCGGTCACCGCGGTCCTCTCGGGCAACCGCAACTTCGAGGGTCGCATCAACCCCGACGTCAAGATGAACTACCTGGCCAGCCCGCCGCTGGTGGTGGCCTACGCGCTCGCCGGGACGATGGACCTCGACCTCTCGACCGAGCCCCTCGGGTACGACCCGCAGGGCGACCCGGTCACGCTGGCCGACATCTGGCCCTCGCCGCGGGAGGTCCAGGAGGTCATCGAGTCCTCGCTCTCCGCCGAGCAGTTCACCTCGCGCTACGCCGAGGTGTTCGCCGGCGACGAGCGCTGGACCTCGCTGCCCACCCCCGAGGGCGAGACCTTCACCTGGGACCAGGAGTCGACCTACGTCCGGAAGCCCCCGTACTTCGAGGGCATGGACCGGGAGCCGTCGGAGGTCACCGACATCGAGGGCGCGCGGGTGCTGCTCAAGCTCGGCGACTCGGTGACCACCGACCACATCTCCCCGGCCGGTGCCATCAAGGAGGAGTCGCCCGCGGGCCGCTACCTCAAGGAGAACGGCGTCGAGCGCAAGGACTTCAACTCCTACGGCTCGCGCCGCGGCAACCACGAGGTGATGATCCGCGGCACGTTCGCGAACATCCGCCTGCGCAACGAGCTGAAGGACGCCGACGGCAAGGACCTCCCCCAGGGTGGCTGGACCGTCGACTACACCGACGGCGGCAAGCAGGCCGCGGTGTACGACGCGGCCCAGAACTACGCCGCCGAGGGCACCCCGCTGGTCATCCTGTCCGGCAAGGAGTACGGCTCCGGCTCCTCGCGCGACTGGGCGGCGAAGGGCACGACGCTCCTGGGCGTCAAGGCCGTGATCGCCGAGTCCTACGAGCGCATCCACCGCTCGAACCTGGTCGGCATGGGCGTGCTGCCCCTGCAGTACCCGGAGGGCCAGGACGCCGACTCGCTCGGTCTCACCGGCACGGAGACCTTCTCGATCTCCGGGGTCACCGCTCTGAACGACGGCGGCGTCCCCGACACCGTGCACGTGACCGCGCAGCCGGAGTCGGGCGACGCGATCGAGTTCGACGCGCGCCTGCGCATCGACACGCCCGGCGAGGCGGCGTACTACCGCAACGGCGGCATCCTGCCGTACGTGCTCCGCAAGATGCTCGGCTAG